In a genomic window of Vigna angularis cultivar LongXiaoDou No.4 chromosome 6, ASM1680809v1, whole genome shotgun sequence:
- the LOC108341394 gene encoding uncharacterized protein LOC108341394 translates to MAHPPPRERTLREMVALDFTYESLCIQYPDEDAPYVLKTGLVHLLPKFHGLAGECPHKHLKEFHIVCSTLKPHDVLQDHIFLKAFPHSLEGVAKDWLYYLVPRSITSWDYLKRMFLEKFFPTSKTATIRKDIYGIRQLGGESLYEYWERFKKLCASCPHHHISEQLLLQYFYEGLNNMDRSMIDAASGGSLGDTTPAEARHLIEKMASNSEQFSARNVAIVVRGVHDVGVGSSFTDRKIDGKLDALVNLVTQLAGNQKFASIASLCGICPSSDHYTDACPYLQQQFGLDAPQAYVAKIYNNRQQDKP, encoded by the coding sequence ATGGCACATCCTCCACCTCGCGAGAGGACTCTTAGGGAGATGGTTGCACTTGATTTCACTTATGAAAGCTTGTGCATCCAATATCCGGATGAGGACGCGCCATATGTTCTCAAGACTGGACTAGTCCATTTGCTGCCAAAGTTCCATGGTCTTGCAGGGGAATGTCCACACAAACATCTGAAGGAGTTCCATATTGTTTGTTCAACACTGAAGCCTCATGATGTTCTTCAAGATCACATCTTCTTAAAGGCATTCCCGCATTCTTTAGAGGGTGTGGCAAAGGATTGGCTATATTACCTTGTGCCTAGGTCTATCACCAGTTGGGATTATTTGAAGAGAATGTTTTTGGAAAAGTTCTTCCCAACATCAAAGACCGCAACCATTAGGAAAGACATTTATGGGATTAGGCAGCTCGGTGGTGAGAGCTTGTATGAATactgggaaagattcaagaagCTTTGTGCAAGCTGCCCACACCACCATATTTCTGAGCAACTCCTGCTTCAATACTTCTATGAAGGTCTCAACAATATGGACAGGAGTATGATAGATGCTGCTAGTGGTGGATCCCTTGGTGACACGACACCTGCTGAAGCCAGACATTTGATAGAGAAGATGGCTTCCAACTCCGAACAGTTTAGTGCAAGGAATGTTGCTATTGTTGTTAGGGGAGTTCATGATGTGGGTGTTGGTTCCTCATTTACAGATAGAAAGATAGATGGGAAGCTTGATGCTCTTGTCAATTTGGTGACTCAACTGGCTGGAAATCAGAAGTTTGCATCTATTGCAAGTTTATGTGGTATTTGTCCTTCTAGTGACCATTACACTGATGCATGCCCATATTTGCAGCAACAATTTGGCCTTGATGCTCCTCAAGCTTATGTTGCAAAGATTTACAACAATAGGCAGCAGGATAAACCATAA